The genomic stretch GATATTGCGCAATTTTTTTTTCATTGATAATTTCCTCCCAGGCTTCGGCTATAATACTGTTTGCCGACTAAAATCACGGCGTTTTTGCAAAATGGGCGGCGTCCCCTCAAATGGCGGCAAGCCCAACGGTTTGAATCGTGGCCGGAAAATCCAAAGCTGCGGGAAAACAGGGCGCTACTCGCCGATTATCCTGATTTCCGGCTCCAGCGGCACGCCGAAGGTTTTATAGACCCTTGCGGCTACTTGCTCCATCAGCCGCAAAATGTCGGCGGCGCTGGCGCCCGCCGCGTTCACGATGAACCCGGCGTGTTTTTCCGATACCCGCGCGCCGCCTACCGCCAAGCCGCATAGCCCCGCCTGCTCAATCAGTTTGCCGGCGAAATTGTCCGGCGGCCGCTTGAAGGCGCTGCCCGCGCTCGGCATCTCCAGCGGCTGCGCCGCTTGCCGCTTTCGCAGAAATTCTTCCATCTTAGCTTTTATTTGTTCGCTTTCGCCCGCCGCCAGCCGCAAACGCGCGCCGGTTATTATTTCGCCGCCGGACAGGAAGGCGCTTGCCCGGTAGCCGAAAGCAAGTTCGGCCGCCGGCCGGGCGGACCGTTTGCCGGCAAGATCCAGCGAGTCAACTTCGACGATAAAATCTTTTATTTCCCCGCCGTAAGCGCCGGCGTTCATGCAAACGCCGCCGCCCACGCTGCCCGGTATGCCGTAAAGAAATTCCAGGCCGGCCAGCCCGGACGCCGCCGCCTTTTGCGCGGCGGCGGAAAGCGGCAGGCCGGCCTGGCAGTACATGCCGTTTTCCAGGATCAGGACTTTTGTGGGCCCGCCGCCAATTTTAAGCGTAACCCCCCGTATGCCGCGGTCTTTTACCAAAACGTTCGTGCAGCTGCCAAGCACGGTCAACGGCAGATCGTAATTTTGGGCCAAGGCGGCGACTGCGGCGATTTCCTCCTCGTCGCCGGGCATGGCCAAAACGTCGGCCGGGCCGCCCGCCCGGAAAGAGCAATGTTTGGACATGGGCTCGTCTGTCGCGTATTTCACGCCGGTTTTTTTCAGCGCGGTCAAAAATCCTTCCTCAATCACTTTTTTCTTCGCCCAGTACCGGTTTTACCGCATCGCCCAAAATTTTGTAAATATCGTCAAGCAAAAGCTGAAAGCGCATAAGCGCTTGCAGATAATCGCGCCCTTTCTGGTTTTGGACGACAAGTTCGTAGAGCTTCTGCAGCTGTTCCTGTTTGCCGGCGGCGGCCTCCTTGCCGCTTAGCGTTTCTAATTGCAGCTGCGCTTGTTTGGCGAGAAAGTCTTTCACCATTTTTTGCGCGTCGCCGTCCGCGCCCAAGACACTCTTCGCCGCCAAAAGCTTGCTGTATTCTTGGCCCTCTTTCAGCGCCCGGGCAAGTTGGTTGGCCAAATCATAAGCGTTCATCGCAATCCCTCCATTTTATTCAGGCAACCTTTCCATATAGTAGTTTTTCATAGTTTGCGCGTCAATGTCCTGCGTCCCCGCCGATTCGCAGATGACCAGCGGCGCAAGGCCGTAATCCAGTACGGCTTCAATAAACGGCTCAAAGGGCGGTCCGTAAGGGTCGGAGAAGCTCCAATGCTTCTTTTCTCCCGAGCCGGTAAATTCAATGCAACTGAAATGCACATGCAAGTTTCGCAGCGCCGCCGGCCCCAAATTTTCCCCGATATAGTCAAAAGCCGCCAAATATTCGCTTTTGGCTATATAACCGCCGCCCGTTATCGCATGCAGATGCCCGAAATCCACCGCCGGCAGCAACATCTCCGGCCACAGGCGGCAAAGTTCGACCGTTTCCGCCAACGAGCCAATCTGCCCTTTTTTGCCCATTGTTTCCGGCAGCAAAGTCGTCTTGTCCATGCCGCGCCGGGACAACTCTTCAAGCGCTGCCCCAAGATTTTTTTTGACCTGGCCGAAAGCGCGCGTACGTTCGGCCTTGCCTTGCCCGCCGGCATGGAAAACCACCCGGCCCGCTTTCATCAAGGCGGCGGCATTTATGGAAGACATAAGATAATGGAGATTTTTTTCCTGCTGCGCTTGGTCAGTTGTCGCCAGATTGATAAAATAAGGCGCGTGCAGACTGAGGACAATGGAGCGCTCCGCCGCTGCCGCGCCGAGCAGGGCGGCGGCATCGTCGCGCAGCCGCATTCCCCGCCCGGCGGAATACTCATAGGCGTCCAGGCCTTTGTCCGCCAGCCAGCGCGGCATGTCGGCGGATGCGCTGAGCCGGTCGGCGTAAAACGCCGCCGGGCTGCCGGCCGTGCCAAACAAAGCTTTTTCGGCTGTTTTCATGACAGATCCCCATAACCCGTCTGGCGCAAAGCCTCATAGACCACCACCGCCACGGAATTGGCCAGGTTGAGCGAACGGGCGGGATCCTTCATGGGGATGCGCACGCAACGGCCGGGGTGTTCTTGCAGCAGCTCCGCCGATAGGCCGGCGGTTTCCCGCCCGAACACTAACAGATCGTCCGCGCGGTAGACGGCGTCCGAATGTCTCTTTGCCGCCTTTGTGGTCAGGAGGTGAAAATTGCTCTCCGGATATTCTTTCAGCACTTCGTAAACCGAATCATGGTAACGAATGTTGACAAGATGCCAATAGTCAAGGCCGGCGCGCTTTAAATGACGGTCTTCGGTGGAAAACCCGAGCGGGCGCACGAGATGCAAGATAGAACCGCTGGCCGCGCAAAGGCGGGCGATATTGCCGGTATTGCCGGGTATTTCTGGCTGGACAAGGACTACGCGCATGTTTTTCCCTCTGGATGGCCATAGGTTGCTTTTGTTAATTATAACATATCAAACCTGCGGCGGGAACATAAAGCGCCTTGAGCAAATGGCGCCCGCCGGCGCTTGCTTGCCGCGCCCGGATTTTTCTGTTATTGTTCACAAACAGTTCACTTGACGGCCTTTTTTTGGTCAAAATTTTGTTTTATATTATAAGCACGGCGGCAAAGACATGGCCGATCCCGTAAGGGCAAGCCTTTTTAACGGCTGGCAGCCGGGAATTTGGCCGGTTTTCTGAACGCCAGAAAATTTTAAGGGGTGAAAGAAATGAAAAAAGTATTTACAGGTATTGCCGCAGTATTACTAATGACTTGTTTCAGCGCCGCCGGATGGGCTTATCCCGGGCGGGAAGGCCGGCAAGTCCGGGAGTTTGATCCCGGGCGCAAGGCGGGATGGGTCGAGTTTGTGGCCGAAAAAAACAAACTGCGCGCCGACTTTCTAAACGGCGAAGTCGCCGCCGGCCGCCTGTCGCGGCAAGCGGCGGACGCCCATATC from Acidaminococcales bacterium encodes the following:
- a CDS encoding tRNA (cytidine(34)-2'-O)-methyltransferase; the protein is MRVVLVQPEIPGNTGNIARLCAASGSILHLVRPLGFSTEDRHLKRAGLDYWHLVNIRYHDSVYEVLKEYPESNFHLLTTKAAKRHSDAVYRADDLLVFGRETAGLSAELLQEHPGRCVRIPMKDPARSLNLANSVAVVVYEALRQTGYGDLS
- a CDS encoding TIM barrel protein — encoded protein: MKTAEKALFGTAGSPAAFYADRLSASADMPRWLADKGLDAYEYSAGRGMRLRDDAAALLGAAAAERSIVLSLHAPYFINLATTDQAQQEKNLHYLMSSINAAALMKAGRVVFHAGGQGKAERTRAFGQVKKNLGAALEELSRRGMDKTTLLPETMGKKGQIGSLAETVELCRLWPEMLLPAVDFGHLHAITGGGYIAKSEYLAAFDYIGENLGPAALRNLHVHFSCIEFTGSGEKKHWSFSDPYGPPFEPFIEAVLDYGLAPLVICESAGTQDIDAQTMKNYYMERLPE
- a CDS encoding YlbF family regulator; the encoded protein is MNAYDLANQLARALKEGQEYSKLLAAKSVLGADGDAQKMVKDFLAKQAQLQLETLSGKEAAAGKQEQLQKLYELVVQNQKGRDYLQALMRFQLLLDDIYKILGDAVKPVLGEEKSD
- the murB gene encoding UDP-N-acetylmuramate dehydrogenase, with protein sequence MIEEGFLTALKKTGVKYATDEPMSKHCSFRAGGPADVLAMPGDEEEIAAVAALAQNYDLPLTVLGSCTNVLVKDRGIRGVTLKIGGGPTKVLILENGMYCQAGLPLSAAAQKAAASGLAGLEFLYGIPGSVGGGVCMNAGAYGGEIKDFIVEVDSLDLAGKRSARPAAELAFGYRASAFLSGGEIITGARLRLAAGESEQIKAKMEEFLRKRQAAQPLEMPSAGSAFKRPPDNFAGKLIEQAGLCGLAVGGARVSEKHAGFIVNAAGASAADILRLMEQVAARVYKTFGVPLEPEIRIIGE